One segment of Oscillospiraceae bacterium MB08-C2-2 DNA contains the following:
- the aroQ gene encoding type II 3-dehydroquinate dehydratase produces MKKILVINGANVNMIGKREPELYGSTTLDDVNAMLAQRAEALGVNIEFFQSNCLGETITRIQQCLGCVDGIIINPGGHGHYAYALLDAFNAVAVPCIEVHISNTHRREEFRHHSVIAGASCCVGQIIGMGIQGYLFALEKLAEIK; encoded by the coding sequence ATGAAAAAAATACTGGTCATTAACGGGGCCAATGTTAATATGATTGGCAAACGGGAACCCGAGCTTTATGGCAGCACCACTCTGGATGATGTCAACGCTATGCTTGCTCAAAGAGCCGAAGCCTTGGGTGTGAACATCGAATTCTTCCAAAGCAATTGTCTTGGCGAAACCATCACCAGAATCCAGCAGTGCCTTGGCTGTGTGGATGGCATTATCATCAATCCCGGCGGTCATGGTCATTATGCTTATGCACTGCTGGATGCTTTTAATGCCGTTGCGGTTCCCTGTATCGAGGTGCACATCTCCAATACCCACCGGCGGGAGGAATTCCGGCATCATTCGGTGATTGCAGGAGCATCCTGCTGTGTCGGCCAAATCATTGGTATGGGAATTCAGGGCTACCTTTTTGCTTTGGAAAAGCTGGCAGAAATAAAGTGA
- a CDS encoding YhcH/YjgK/YiaL family protein, translated as MVVDTLANCELYYALGGNFEKALEFLKANDIRQMELGRHDIDGDNVFILVQEYESKTIDNCGLEAHVKYADVHYVAEGFEYLGYVPRCRAGEPVTEYDPKADALFFEKECEYILLQKGDIAIVFPQDVHMPQKRALVPTLVRKACIKVRVAD; from the coding sequence ATGGTAGTAGATACACTGGCCAACTGCGAACTTTATTATGCGCTGGGTGGAAATTTTGAAAAAGCTTTGGAGTTTCTCAAAGCCAATGATATCCGTCAGATGGAGCTTGGCCGTCATGATATCGACGGCGACAATGTCTTTATTCTCGTGCAGGAATATGAATCCAAAACCATTGACAACTGCGGCCTTGAAGCCCATGTCAAATATGCCGATGTTCACTATGTAGCCGAAGGCTTTGAGTACCTTGGCTATGTGCCCCGTTGCCGGGCTGGTGAACCTGTTACAGAGTATGATCCCAAGGCTGATGCCCTTTTCTTTGAGAAAGAATGCGAATATATTCTTCTTCAAAAGGGGGATATCGCCATTGTGTTCCCACAGGATGTACATATGCCCCAAAAGCGTGCACTTGTGCCCACCTTGGTGCGCAAAGCCTGCATCAAGGTTCGTGTAGCCGATTGA
- a CDS encoding AraC family transcriptional regulator, which yields MGTCACSENACLTNGRFSVALLDYREQVKQMHNHNYLEIYFSVSEGKRFIIDDTIYPMCNNDVFIINQFQTHLPVAAAHKKHLRYVFTIMPDYLESISSPSTNLLHLFYDTKNYPRRIPLKRTQREQLIQLIHKLGTLQGYGMDLMENSLLVEVLFLLIHASRKSSGVITSGGKYMEDVLHYIDASLERDLSLDTLSAEFYLSKGYFCRVFKEHTGITVNKYILAKRIARAKQLLSVGCSVQETASMVGFNDYASFIRRFKSEVGISPKRYSRSYIVVAPQAEQE from the coding sequence ATGGGTACCTGCGCATGTTCTGAGAATGCCTGCCTCACCAACGGACGTTTTTCGGTGGCTTTGCTGGATTATCGGGAGCAGGTGAAGCAAATGCACAACCACAACTATCTTGAAATTTATTTTTCTGTTTCAGAAGGTAAGCGCTTTATTATTGATGATACAATCTACCCCATGTGCAACAACGATGTTTTTATCATCAATCAGTTTCAAACCCATTTGCCGGTGGCGGCTGCCCATAAAAAACACCTGCGTTATGTTTTTACCATTATGCCGGATTATCTGGAATCCATTTCTTCGCCTTCCACCAACCTGCTGCACCTTTTTTATGATACAAAGAATTATCCTCGCAGAATCCCCCTGAAAAGAACCCAGAGAGAGCAGTTGATCCAGCTTATCCACAAGCTGGGGACTTTGCAGGGCTATGGTATGGATTTAATGGAAAACTCTTTGCTGGTGGAAGTTCTTTTTTTGCTGATCCATGCTTCCCGTAAAAGCAGTGGGGTAATTACCAGTGGAGGAAAGTATATGGAGGATGTTCTCCATTATATTGATGCATCGCTGGAGCGGGATCTTTCGCTGGATACTCTTTCCGCTGAGTTTTATTTGAGCAAGGGCTATTTCTGCCGGGTTTTTAAGGAGCACACCGGCATCACTGTTAACAAATATATTCTTGCAAAGCGCATTGCCAGAGCCAAGCAACTGCTCTCAGTGGGCTGTTCGGTGCAGGAGACAGCCTCCATGGTTGGATTTAACGACTATGCCAGCTTTATCCGGCGTTTTAAGAGCGAGGTGGGGATATCCCCCAAACGGTATAGCCGCTCATACATTGTGGTTGCCCCACAGGCAGAGCAGGAGTAA